GATATGAGTCATAATTCACCCTGCAGAATTGCTAAATCATTTATAAGGGCTGCTCTCAAACTTTGCCTGTGGTTTCAATATAAGTGGATAGGAGAACCTCAAGATGCAAGTTAATAATAAATTTGGATTTCAAATATATAGAAACATGACACTTCAGAGGTCAGAACTGCGAGGTTCTAGTTTTTTTCACTTACAGTGTATCTTCATAGAGAGGAGTGCTTTATAGTTCAAGTAATGTTTTGTGGTCTAAAATTATCCATAGTCCAAGCCCTGTGAGTTGAAGAACACCAAACATGAAActacagaagaaataaacagaTCAAGTGGGTCCAAACTTTCATCTCTGGCCTATACTTGGGCTTTGAAGTATTCAAAGGCTGTAATTCCAGAAAGGATATTTCAAGTCAACATACCAAATATGTTGCTACAAATTAGTTTGGCAAAGCACATCTATGTGGTTTTTGGATGGTGATTTGCAGTTATTGTTATGAAGTGTATCTTTAAAAGATTAGCAAATGGGAACATGAAACATTCAGGAATAAACTTATATTGTCTATGGgtaggagaaggggaaggacaCAAAAATGTTGCTGGACTTgtaatggttggactcgattATCCTAAAGCTCTATTTTGATGTAAACAATTCTTTAATTCTGTGATGCTGATCTGTGTTGTGTGTTCTTAGAATGTGCAGGTCCCAgtgtgtcccctctgtcacACACCTATCCCGGTGCAGAAGGGAGAAATCCCAGATATTGTGGTTGGAGCCCACATAGATAAGGACTGCAAATACAATCCAGCCCAGCAAAAGCAGAAGGTAAGAAAATTGCTGTTGCACTCTAACCTGCCTTCCTAATGCTGGTGAAGTTGGGCCTTCTGACAGCGGAATATGTAGAAACTTGCTCTGTTTTGTCTTGGCTCTAAGGCTGCTTGAACATTTGTGCTTCAGCTTGGTAATGGCTCACAGAAAGCAAACATTGCCAACTTTCTGTCCTCTCTTACTCAGATCTTCACAAACAAATGCGTAAAGCCAGgctgcagaaggaaagagatGATGAAGTTGGTTTGTGAGCAATGTGGTGGCAGCTTCTGCATAAAGCATCGGCATCCTCTGGATCACGACTGCAAAGGGAGCAGCAAGCCCATCTCCAAGGCAGGGTGAGCTGTACTTGTGATACTTCAGCTCAAGATGAGCTGTCAGGGCTGGTGTCAAGGGTTGGTGGGGAGCTTGGATACACAGGGAATTCTGGAAAGTACTGGTCAAGTCAATAAAATAGCAGTGATTTCCTCTTGTATCTCAGGCTGAATTTCTGAAATGTCAGCTTTAATTTCTGAGCCAAGATAAAAAGTTTGTCAAATGCTTTCCTGAATTTTCAAGCTTACCTGTGTCAGTCTCTCATAACTGAGAACGGGCACTGGCCAGCTCAAGCACCCTTTTAGGTCTGTGTCCACACACTAGAATCCTAAAGCTCTGCCCAACACTTTGAAGTAACCAAGAACAATCAATACCATGACAAGCTAAGTTTGAACATAATGTTAATTAGAAAAATCTGTCTCTTGCAGGCAGACATACCTTGACTGTTCTGTTCAGTAGGACTGTGAGATTTGTGTGACAGATGCAGATGATTAAACTGGATGGAAGAGTGAAAATACAGAGTGCATAGGTGGTGAgcctggttttgtttgtttgtagaTATGCAGCTCTGATGAGAGAATCTCATCCCACCTTGAAGTTCCCGGGAGCAACTGGAGTGCCATCTAATGGGAATCGTCAGCACAACAGGTATCAGCTGCACAAGGGGAAAAGACAAACTAAAACTAGGCCGGTGTCCACACGGTGTAGCAGTGCCATTGTCACACCTCTAACTGCTCTAGAGTTGGTAGATGACCTGTAAATGGTGTTGGGAGTGCAGCAGAAGGGCTCTGACAGCACAGGTAAATCCCTGCTTTTCTATAATGTAGTGATTAAAGTGGCCCCATAGATTACAAGCATTAGGACATCAAATTGTATCTGCAGGTTGGTCTCCCACCTGTTCAGTGAGAGGTTTGGCCAAATTCTGGAAAAATGGTGTGTCATCAGAGTGAGGAAAGCACAACTAGCACCTGAGTTAAATGGCACAAGCCCTTCCCTGGCATGTTATAGCTCCAGGTGATTGAAAGTTCCAGTTGTGTAACCCTTACAGTGCATTCTTATGTCTTTCAGGTGCAGATAGTAGAGGCTCTTCACATCTGGATCAaacctttattttaaagttaatgatttctctctccctttaaATTTCTAAGCAATTAAGTTATTTTTGTATCATAATTTTGTATGCATTCAATAAATGCTTAACCTTTCAAAGCCAATGTTATTTGTTCCTATATTTGGAATAAGAATTTTAAtactatgaaaaatatttgatgtAGGAAGTGAGGTGATGGTGATAGGTAGAAGATTACAGTTAGTATGAAATAGAGCTAGATTTGCTTTGGTCATGCCATGCCTGAACTAGGAATCTCCCAAAATGAAAATCTGCAATACGAACTACAGTCATATGTCTCAATCCTTTTGGAAGTGTTCTGGCTCTGCATGGCAAACAACATCAATGTGAAGCTTCCTCTTGGTTTCTGAATGTCACTGGAAGATGCTTATTTACCAAGCCAAACTATCTCTTACACAGGTCCTGTCTGAAGGCTAGTACTCACAGAGGCATGTACAGTATATTCTTTACCATTTGTTGTCCCTTAGACAGAAATCTAGATCTGCAGAGATATATTTTGTGGTTacagggagagaaggaagcCAGAGAAAGTAATGTTAACTGTGTCTTGTGTAATGAGAATAAGGCCAAAATACAACATTGTTTAGGGAAGCTGCTCTTGCTGTCTGCCTGAAAAGCTTAAGCAAGTGAAGTCATAGCAGATAATGCTCCATCAATTATCCTGATCAGCTCTCTTGGCTCTTTAAAACTGCATGAGTATCCAGCTGCTTAGCTTGAGGCCTGAAATATTATAGGTTGATGAAATGGAAATGTGCTGTTAATGAACAATGCTAATTCCCCAGATGGGATCTAAGTAGCTAATTGTGAGAAAAATGTCAAGGCTTTCTGATGGTGTCAGGGGGTCAAGACCTCAATTTCATGTGTCGTTGGAGCCCATTCCTCTGCATGCTGGGGCTTCTGGGCTGCAGTGTTAGCTTAGGACTAACTGGAGGGTAATTGCAGCCCCTTCAATCCCCTGCAATAGTGCTGAGGTGGGAGGGAGAAGCACTTTGCAGAGCAGATGCTGAGGTCCCTGACCTGGGAAAAATCATCTCTGCTGATACTGTAAGAGATGGGAGCATAAGTGCAGTTAGTGCATGTGCTTTGTACAACCTTGGGGGTGCTGCAGGTGTGCAAAGACTGTTGTGTCTCTTCTCTTTGAACAGTTTAATCCTTGGAGTGGGAATGCTGCCTGAGAAGGAAGTGTGGATTTGTGTCCCTGATCCTTCACAAGGACAGCATGTAAACAATACCTTAAGCCATAGGCCATTCCTAAGAAAGGACAGATGTAATTTCTGTCCAGCACAGAACAAGTATGTGCTATCCCATATTAATGTGTGGCCCAGTGTGTGATTTCTCATCCTGGAGAAGTTTTTTGGAGATCACATCTAGTTGGCCAAACTGAATATGTAATGTAGATATAAGTCACACTGATTGCataatgtaattttttgcaATCATGCAGCCAAGACTGTGCTTTGACAGTATCTGTAATACTGTGTTTGACCACAGGATGTCACAATAGGATATGCAGTAACACAGTCTTTATTTTAGGAAGTCTAAACATAGAAAACATTCCTTGCCTATCCACACTGGAGCAAAAGCTTAAATTGCAACTCTGGTTTTAAGTACCACCGCCCTCTGATTATCCCCTTTGTGCTAACAACCCTAACTCCGCCCTAGCACATTGCTACAGTGtatatgcattttatattttttgtgcaTACTTTCTAACTGGCCACCCATTCCTAAATGGTGCCACGCACCCCACCGGAgctttgggaattccaggttcTGACCACGGTGTGAGGACAGGGACCACGGGAGAGAAGCTTTACCAGCCCAGCAGTGATGCTGGGGGACGGGAAGGCACCTCGGTGGGGGCAGGAggtggaaaaggaggaaagcagaGGTTGCTCCTTCACAGTGGTGCTGGAAATTGTACAGGGACTTgtttgccagcagcagctgctcccataTCCAgcatctcagctgctgctgcgATCCAAGCAAAGGGAAACAACAATCCGGGCTCAAGttgtcctgaaaaaaaaatgtgccatCTACGTCTGTGTATGTGGTAGAAATTCTGTCCCTTAAATTACCAAGGGGACCTGGAAAACATTGTGCACGAGGTATTTATAGAGAATGAAAACATGGAAGCCAATTTGCTTCCTGGAAATTATCCTCGGAGGTGTTTTCCCGTCTTGTCTAACCACACTGTTGGCCTCCTCCCACGTGTTCCATGACACCCCACCGGGACAGGGGTAATGTTGTCTCAGACTTTGGGACCTTTTAGGATCTGCGGGCTCAAAGGAATCAGAGCCGTTCTCCACACAGCCACATCTCAGTGTGTCCACCGGAGCGTGTGGGGAGCGCCTGTGTGGGCTGGCTTCCAGCGGCTGTCCTGCAGGGCGgggtgggagctgccaggcCCCGGGGATC
The Cinclus cinclus chromosome 16, bCinCin1.1, whole genome shotgun sequence DNA segment above includes these coding regions:
- the ZFAND2A gene encoding AN1-type zinc finger protein 2A isoform X3, which translates into the protein MELPWLGQHCSERTCKQLDFLPLKCDACGEVFCKDHIRYDDHKCSSAYKKNVQVPVCPLCHTPIPVQKGEIPDIVVGAHIDKDCKYNPAQQKQKIFTNKCVKPGCRRKEMMKLVCEQCGGSFCIKHRHPLDHDCKGSSKPISKAGYAALMRESHPTLKFPGATGVPSNGNRQHNRCR
- the ZFAND2A gene encoding AN1-type zinc finger protein 2A isoform X6, translated to MELPWLGQHCSERTCKQLDFLPLKCDACGEVFCKDHIRYDDHKCSSAYKKNVQVPVCPLCHTPIPVQKGEIPDIVVGAHIDKDCKYNPAQQKQKHRHPLDHDCKGSSKPISKAG
- the ZFAND2A gene encoding AN1-type zinc finger protein 2A isoform X2, producing MELPWLGQHCSERTCKQLDFLPLKCDACGEVFCKDHIRYDDHKCSSAYKKNVQVPVCPLCHTPIPVQKGEIPDIVVGAHIDKDCKYNPAQQKQKIFTNKCVKPGCRRKEMMKLVCEQCGGSFCIKHRHPLDHDCKGSSKPISKAGYAALMRESHPTLKFPGATGVPSNGNRQHNSAFLCLSGADSRGSSHLDQTFILKLMISLSL
- the ZFAND2A gene encoding AN1-type zinc finger protein 2A isoform X5, which codes for MELPWLGQHCSERTCKQLDFLPLKCDACGEVFCKDHIRYDDHKCSSAYKKNVQVPVCPLCHTPIPVQKGEIPDIVVGAHIDKDCKYNPAQQKQKIFTNKCVKPGCRRKEMMKLVCEQCGGSFCIKHRHPLDHDCKGSSKPISKAG
- the ZFAND2A gene encoding AN1-type zinc finger protein 2A isoform X4, whose protein sequence is MELPWLGQHCSERTCKQLDFLPLKCDACGEVFCKDHIRYDDHKCSSAYKKNVQVPVCPLCHTPIPVQKGEIPDIVVGAHIDKDCKYNPAQQKQKIFTNKCVKPGCRRKEMMKLVCEQCGGSFCIKHRHPLDHDCKGSSKPISKAGQTYLDCSVQ
- the ZFAND2A gene encoding AN1-type zinc finger protein 2A isoform X1; translation: MELPWLGQHCSERTCKQLDFLPLKCDACGEVFCKDHIRYDDHKCSSAYKKNVQVPVCPLCHTPIPVQKGEIPDIVVGAHIDKDCKYNPAQQKQKIFTNKCVKPGCRRKEMMKLVCEQCGGSFCIKHRHPLDHDCKGSSKPISKAGYAALMRESHPTLKFPGATGVPSNGNRQHNRYQLHKGKRQTKTRPVSTRCSSAIVTPLTALELVDDL